The Anoxybacillus flavithermus genome has a segment encoding these proteins:
- a CDS encoding threonine--tRNA ligase yields the protein MADVVKITFPDGAVKEFPKGVTTEDIAASISPGLKKKAIAGKLNERMIDLRTPIEQDGAISIITQDMPEALDILRHSTAHLMAQAVKRLYKDVKLGVGPVIENGFYYDIDVDVPITAEDLPKIEQEMKKIVKENLDIVRKEVSREEAIRRYEEIGDPLKIELINDIPEGEVVSIYEQGEFFDLCRGVHVPSTGKIKEFKLLSVAGAYWRGDSKNKMLQRIYGTAFFKKEDLDEYLRLLQEAKERDHRKLGKELDLFMTSQKVGQGLPLWLPKGATIRRTIERYIVDKELSLGYQHVYTPVLGSVELYKTSGHWDHYKDGMFPPMEMDNEQLVLRPMNCPHHMMVYKHKIHSYRELPIRIAELGTMHRYEMSGALTGLQRVRGMTLNDAHIFVRPDQIKDEFKRVVNLILDVYKDFGLTDYSFRLSYRDPQDKEKYYDDDAMWEKAQSMLKEAMDELGLDYYEAEGEAAFYGPKLDVQVRTALGKDETLSTVQLDFLLPERFDLTYIGEDGKPHRPVVIHRGVVSTMERFVAFLIEEYKGAFPTWLAPIQVQVIPVAPSIHMDYAYEVKHALQVAGIRVEVDEREEKIGYKIREAQMQKIPYMLVVGDNEVNERAVNVRKYGEQKSETMPLDAFVDSIAKEVRK from the coding sequence TTGGCGGACGTAGTAAAAATTACATTTCCAGATGGAGCAGTAAAGGAGTTTCCGAAAGGAGTGACAACGGAAGACATTGCAGCTTCCATTAGCCCAGGACTAAAGAAAAAAGCGATTGCAGGAAAGTTAAATGAGCGCATGATTGATTTACGCACACCGATTGAACAAGATGGTGCCATTTCAATTATTACACAAGATATGCCAGAGGCGCTTGATATTTTGCGTCATAGCACAGCGCACTTAATGGCGCAAGCGGTGAAACGACTATATAAAGATGTAAAACTTGGTGTTGGCCCTGTTATTGAAAATGGGTTTTACTACGATATTGATGTCGATGTGCCAATTACAGCGGAAGATTTACCGAAAATTGAACAAGAAATGAAAAAAATTGTGAAAGAAAATTTAGACATTGTCCGTAAAGAAGTGAGTCGCGAAGAAGCGATTCGTCGCTATGAAGAAATTGGCGATCCGTTAAAAATTGAACTGATCAACGATATTCCTGAAGGAGAAGTCGTGTCGATTTACGAACAAGGCGAATTTTTCGATCTTTGTCGCGGGGTGCACGTGCCGTCCACAGGAAAAATTAAAGAATTTAAACTGTTAAGTGTGGCAGGTGCGTACTGGCGTGGTGATAGTAAAAATAAAATGTTGCAACGCATTTACGGAACAGCCTTTTTCAAAAAAGAAGACTTAGACGAATATTTACGTCTTTTACAAGAAGCAAAAGAGCGCGATCATCGGAAGCTCGGAAAAGAACTTGATTTATTTATGACATCACAAAAAGTTGGACAAGGATTGCCACTTTGGCTTCCAAAAGGTGCGACGATTCGGAGAACGATCGAACGTTACATCGTCGATAAAGAGTTGTCGCTCGGCTATCAGCACGTATATACACCGGTGCTTGGTAGCGTGGAATTATATAAAACGTCTGGCCATTGGGATCATTATAAGGATGGCATGTTCCCACCGATGGAGATGGATAATGAGCAGCTCGTATTACGCCCAATGAACTGTCCACATCATATGATGGTATATAAACATAAAATTCATAGCTATCGCGAGTTACCAATTCGTATCGCCGAGCTCGGTACGATGCACCGTTACGAAATGTCAGGAGCGCTGACAGGCTTGCAACGGGTGCGTGGCATGACATTGAATGATGCACATATTTTCGTGCGCCCAGATCAAATTAAAGATGAGTTTAAGCGCGTCGTGAATTTAATTTTAGACGTATATAAAGACTTCGGTTTAACAGACTATTCATTCCGTCTATCGTATCGCGATCCGCAAGATAAAGAAAAATATTATGACGACGATGCGATGTGGGAAAAAGCACAAAGCATGCTAAAAGAGGCGATGGACGAGCTTGGGCTTGACTATTACGAAGCGGAAGGTGAAGCGGCGTTTTACGGTCCAAAGTTAGATGTTCAAGTGCGTACGGCGCTAGGAAAAGACGAGACGTTATCGACTGTTCAGCTTGACTTCTTGTTGCCGGAACGTTTTGATCTAACATATATCGGTGAAGACGGAAAACCGCATCGTCCGGTTGTCATTCATCGTGGTGTCGTGTCGACAATGGAGCGTTTCGTTGCCTTTTTAATTGAAGAATACAAAGGAGCGTTCCCAACATGGTTAGCACCTATACAAGTGCAAGTGATTCCAGTCGCTCCATCTATCCATATGGACTATGCGTATGAGGTGAAGCATGCGCTACAAGTTGCAGGTATTCGTGTTGAAGTCGATGAGCGCGAGGAAAAAATCGGTTATAAAATTCGTGAAGCGCAAATGCAAAAAATTCCGTACATGCTCGTTGTTGGGGATAACGAAGTAAACGAACGGGCAGTGAACGTGCGAAAATATGGTGAACAAAAGAGCGAAACGATGCCGCTCGATGCGTTCGTTGACTCTATCGCAAAAGAAGTGCGCAAATAA